In one window of Canis lupus baileyi chromosome 12, mCanLup2.hap1, whole genome shotgun sequence DNA:
- the LOC140600883 gene encoding uncharacterized protein has protein sequence MSKLLQSIVTVIDVFYQYATQDGECDMLNKEELKELLENEFHQILKNPDDPDTVDIIMQNLDQDHDKKVNFIEYLLMIFKLAQACNKIIGKDYCHASGSKQRDHQHQHQEEQSETEEEDKIQFHSRSSTGENNSYSRGSRRSIKYRPRSSYRRMEHQGGLSSSEHRQSSGERRTETSSGHLKDCKTNKHGSHQQERSGSPSSGQRQYRSNSSGQSGLSRQQKYGSESKESSSYEGYVSESGLSISKGKNQSSSYESSTQRTGHQSEGYGRQKHRSGSDQSSASGHHGSGSGQSSNCSHEESGSGELSSYKQYDSGSNNSSRQKYHESNSDGHSGNCRRQNHVSGSGQSSNYGKYGPGSNQSSSQKYHESSSGSSLGESSSCGQHGSGSCQSSGFGQHGSGLGQSSSYGPNSSTSRQSSSWGHYGSGLSQSSRHSQHGSSSQESSNYGRHRSGSSQSSGHSLHGSGSRESSSYGQHRSGSSQSSGHRQHGSGACQSSGFGQHESGSAQSSSHSQHRSGSGQFSGYGQHRSSSGQASRYGHHGSGSGQSSGYGQYRSGSGQSSRYGHHGSGSSQSSGFGQHESSSGESSGTEQGSGLGQSSRSRQHESRYGQSSSYGQHGSASGQSSSCGQQGSGSSQSSRYSYHESGSSQSSGFGHHGSGSGQSSSYTQHRSGSGHSSGHGQYGSGSGQSSSYGQYGSASGQTSSCGQHGSGSGQPPSYGQNRSGSGQSSRYSHHGSGSGQSSGYGQYRSGSGQSSRYGHHGSGSSQSSGFGQHESSSGESSGTEQGSGLGQSSSSGQNESGYGQSSSYGQHGYASGQTSSCGQQGSGSGQSSRYGYHESVSGQSSGFGQHKFGSGQSSGFGQHGSGSSQSSSYGQHGSRSGQSSGFGQHESSSGQSSSYGQHGSAFGQSSNSAQHASRSGQSSSFGQHGTGSGQSSGFGQHRFGSGQSSGFGQHGSGTSQSSSYGQHGSGSGQSSGFGQHRFGSGQSSGFGQHGSGTSQSSSYGQHGSGSGQSSGFGQHRFGSGQSSGFGQHGSGTSQSSSYGQHGSGSGQSSGFGQHRFGSGQSSGFGQHGSGTSQSSSYGQHESGSGQSSGFGQHGSGSGQSSGFGQHGSRSSQSSSYGQHGFGSGQSSGLGQHESGSSQPASYGQHGSRSGQSSGFGHHGSGSGQSSSYTQHRSGSGHSSGHGQYGSGSNQSSSYGQYGSASRQTSSCGQHASGSGQSPSYGQNRSGSGQSSRYGYHESGSGQSSGSGQHGSGLGQSSSYGQHESGSSRSSSHSRHVSSSGQCSSSEQYGSGPCHSASSEQCGSRFGQCSSSEQYGYGSCQSSTSGQHGSGSGQYSGSEQYRSGSCHSSSSGQCGSGSGLCSNYEQHEIQGRCRSSSSGTHNECSRPKMGLVPNQSRRNSQEWSECGQKERGRSYGLSDKGHDGYESIHGQSRTCRKQSQGWSQGPLESGCIHSNCNEGQSRSSYRKVESSSSCGFGQFTPSYGQSRSNTTNTLLICKEGNKQDDYCYKRQGDNSGGKSTCPSSHSVLSSMPLYEYVQEQRCQF, from the exons atgtctaaactCCTACAAAGTATCGTCACTGTCATTGATGTTTTCTACCAATATGCCACCCAGGATGGGGAGTGTGACATGTTGAACAAGGAAGAACTGAAAGAGCTTTTAGAAAATGAGTTTCATCAAATTCTGAAG AATCCAGATGATCCAGACACTGTAGATATCATCATGCAAAATCTGGATCAAGATCATGACAAGAAAGTGAATTTCATTGAGTATCTTCTGATGATATTCAAACTGGCTCAGGCTTGCAATAAGATCATCGGCAAAGATTATTGCCATGCTTCAGGGTCAAAGCAGAGAGACCATCAGCACCAGCACCAAGAGGAACAAAGTGAAACAGAAGAGGAGGACAAAATACAATTTCATTCAAGGTCAAGTACAGGAGAGAATAATTCCTATTCCAGGGGCTCCAGGAGAAGCATTAAATACAGGCCTAGGTCCAGCTACAGAAGAATGGAGCATCAAGGAGGCTTGTCTAGTTCAGAACACAGGCAAAGCTCTGGGGAAAGAAGGACAGAGACAAGTTCAGGCCATTTAAAAGATTGTAAGACAAACAAGCATGGCTCTCATCAGCAAGAGAGGTCTGGGAGTCCATCTTCTGGTCAGAGGCAATATAGATCCAATTCAAGTGGTCAATCAGGACTTAGTAGACAACAAAAATATGGTTCTGAATCAAAAGAGTCTTCAAGCTATGAGGGATATGTGTCTGAATCAGGCCTGTCCATAAGCAAAGGCAAAAATCAATCAAGTTCCTATGAGTCCTCTACCCAGAGGACTGGTCATCAATCAGAAGGTTATGGAAGACAAAAGCATAGATCTGGCTCAGATCAGTCCTCTGCCTCTGGTCACCATGGGTCTGGCTCAGGACAGTCTTCTAACTGTAGCCATGAAGAGTCTGGATCTGGAGAGCTTTCTAGCTATAAACAATATGATTCTGGCTCCAATAATTCTTCTAGGCAAAAATATCATGAATCCAACTCAGATGGTCATTCAGGGAATTGTCGAAGACAAAATCATGTCTCTGGGTCAGGCCAGTCCTCTAATTATGGAAAATATGGACCTGGTTCTAATCAGTCTTCTAGTCAGAAATACCATGAGTCTAGTTCAGGATCTAGTTTAGGTGAATCATCAAGCTGTGGACAACATGGATCTGGATCATGTCAGTCTTCTGGCTTTGGACAACATGGGTCTGGCTTAGGTCAATCTTCTAGTTACGGACCAAATAGTTCTACTTCAAGACAGTCATCAAGTTGGGGACACTATGGATCTGGCTTAAGTCAGTCTTCTAGGCACAGCCAACATGGGTCTAGCTCACAAGAGTCTTCTAATTATGGACGACATAGGTCTGGCTCAAGTCAATCTTCTGGCCACAGCCTACATGGGTCTGGCTCAAGAGAGTCTTCTAGCTATGGACAACATAGGTCTGGCTCAAGTCAATCTTCTGGCCACAGACAACATGGATCTGGAGCATGCCAGTCTTCTGGTTTTGGGCAACATGAGTCAGGATCAGCTCAGTCTTCTAGCCATAGCCAACATAGGTCTGGATCAGGCCAGTTTTCTGGCTATGGACAACACAGATCTAGCTCAGGTCAGGCCTCTAGATATGGTCATCATGGGTCCGGATCAGGCCAGTCTTCTGGCTATGGACAATATAGATCTGGCTCAGGTCAGTCCTCTAGATATGGTCACCATGGGTCTGGATCAAGTCAGTCTTCTGGCTTTGGGCAACATGAGTCTAGCTCAGGAGAGTCTTCTGGCACTGAGCAGGGATCTGGCTTAGGTCAATCATCAAGATCTAGACAGCATGAATCTAGATATGGTCAATCCTCTAGCTATGGACAACATGGCTCTGCTTCTGGGCAGTCATCAAGCTGTGGTCAACAAGGATCTGGATCAAGTCAATCTTCTAGATACAGTTATCATGAGTCTGGATCTAGTCAGTCTTCTGGCTTTGGGCATCATGGGTCTGGATCAGGTCAATCTTCTAGCTATACTCAGCATAGGTCTGGATCAGGACATTCTTCTGGCCATGGTCAGTATGGGTCTGGGTCAGGTCAATCCTCTAGCTATGGACAATATGGTTCTGCTTCAGGACAGACATCAAGCTGTGGTCAACATGGATCTGGATCAGGCCAGCCTCCTAGCTATGGCCAAAACAGATCTGGCTCAGGTCAGTCTTCTAGATACAGTCATCATGGGTCTGGATCAGGCCAGTCTTCTGGCTATGGACAATATAGATCTGGCTCAGGTCAGTCCTCTAGATATGGTCACCATGGGTCTGGATCAAGTCAGTCTTCTGGCTTTGGGCAACATGAGTCTAGCTCAGGAGAGTCTTCTGGCACTGAGCAGGGATCTGGCTTAGGTCAATCATCAAGCTCTGGACAGAACGAATCTGGATATGGTCAATCCTCTAGCTATGGACAACATGGCTATGCTTCTGGACAGACATCAAGCTGTGGTCAACAAGGATCTGGATCAGGTCAATCCTCTAGATATGGTTACCATGAGTCTGTATCTGGTCAGTCTTCTGGCTTTGGTCAACACAAGTTTGGATCAGGCCAATCTTCTGGTTTTGGGCAACATGGGTCTGGATCCAGTCAGTCTTCTAGTTATGGCCAACATGGGTCTAGATCAGGTCAGTCTTCTGGCTTTGGGCAACATGAGTCTAGCTCAGGTCAATCCTCTAGCTATGGACAACATGGTTCTGCTTTTGGACAGTCATCAAACAGTGCTCAACATGCATCTAGATCAGGCCAGTCCTCTAGCTTTGggcaacatgggactggatctggTCAGTCTTCTGGCTTTGGTCAACATAGGTTTGGATCAGGCCAGTCTTCTGGCTTTGGGCAACATGGGTCTGGAACCAGTCAGTCTTCTAGTTATGGCCAACATGGGTCTGGATCTGGTCAGTCTTCTGGCTTTGGTCAACATAGGTTTGGATCAGGCCAGTCTTCTGGCTTTGGGCAACATGGGTCTGGAACCAGTCAGTCTTCTAGTTATGGCCAACATGGGTCTGGATCTGGTCAGTCTTCTGGCTTTGGTCAACATAGGTTTGGATCAGGCCAGTCTTCTGGCTTTGGGCAACATGGGTCTGGAACCAGTCAGTCTTCTAGTTATGGCCAACATGGGTCTGGATCTGGTCAGTCTTCTGGCTTTGGTCAACATAGGTTTGGATCAGGCCAGTCTTCTGGCTTTGGGCAACATGGGTCTGGAACCAGTCAGTCTTCTAGTTATGGCCAACATGAGTCTGGCTCAGGTCAGTCTTCTGGCTTTGGACAACATGGGTCTGGATCAGGTCAGTCTTCTGGCTTTGGACAACATGGGTCTAGATCCAGTCAGTCTTCTAGTTATGGCCAAcatggctttggctcaggtcaatctTCTGGTTTGGGGCAACATGAATCTGGATCCAGTCAGCCCGCTAGTTATGGCCAACATGGGTCTAGGTCAGGTCAGTCTTCTGGCTTTGGGCATCATGGGTCTGGATCAGGTCAATCTTCTAGCTATACTCAGCATAGGTCTGGATCAGGACATTCTTCTGGCCATGGTCAGTATGGGTCTGGCTCAAATCAATCCTCTAGCTATGGACAATATGGTTCTGCTTCAAGACAGACATCAAGCTGTGGTCAACATGCATCTGGATCAGGCCAGTCTCCTAGCTATGGCCAAAACAGATCTGGCTCAGGTCAGTCCTCTAGATATGGTTATCATGAGTCTGGCTCAGGTCAGTCTTCAGGTTCTGGGCAACATGGGTCTGGATTAGGTCAGTCTTCTAGCTATGGTCAACACGAGTCTGGATCAAGTAGATCTTCTAGCCATAGCCGACATGTATCTAGCTCAGGTCAATGTTCTAGTTCTGAACAATATGGGTCTGGCCCGTGTCACTCAGCTAGCTCTGAGCAGTGTGGTTCTAGATTTGGTCAGTGTTCTAGCTCTGAACAATATGGGTATGGTTCATGTCAATCATCTACCTCTGGACAACATGGTTCTGGATCTGGTCAATATTCTGGCTCTGAACAGTACAGATCTGGTTCATGCCATTCATCTAGCTCAGGACAATGTGGTTCTGGATCTGGCCTGTGTTCTAACTATGAGCAACATGAAATACAAGGGAGATGTAGGTCAAGTTCAAGTGGAACTCATAATGAGTGTAGTAGACCCAAAATGGGCTTAGTCCCTAATCAATCAAGAAGAAACAGCCAGGAATGGTCAGAGTGTGGCCAAAAAGAAAGAGGTAGGAGTTATGGCCTATCAGATAAGGGGCATGATGGATATGAGAGTATTCATGGACAGTCAAGAACATGTAGGAAACAAAGCCAAGGATGGAGCCAAGGTCCATTGGAATCTGGTTGTATACATTCAAATTGTAATGAAGGGCAATCAAGAAGCAGTTATAGAAAAGTAGAAAGTTCCTCAAGTTGTGGCTTTGGGCAGTTTACACCCTCATATGGACAGTCTAGATCCAACACTACCAATACATTGTTAATTTGCAAGGAGGGTAATAAACAAGATGACTATTGTTATAAGAGACAAGGGGATAACAGTGGAGGGAAAAGTACTTGCCCAAGTTCCCACAGTGTCCTTAGCAGCATGCCACTCTATGAATATGTCCAAGAGCAGCGGTGCCAATTCTAA